The Lycium barbarum isolate Lr01 chromosome 10, ASM1917538v2, whole genome shotgun sequence genome includes a region encoding these proteins:
- the LOC132614407 gene encoding putative UPF0481 protein At3g02645 isoform X3: MFILSLSLYIYAWMVQLILSPLLTHTHTSQMSQADAINSSAAEVPDWSQSVIDIPGPPLGTPLHEESDKIQRISPTLLENTSEEDHVKYYRPHVVSIGPIHHGRPYVKPMEDFKRKAVRELAERVKDEVSIGQVCASVEEKLLSARNCYSCDIIESFQEDREWCKMMFLDSCFVVAFIYDQNPLVTIFGRSLLNMKNDDSNLVRIDLLLYENQLPFAVLDALADAFRCKESLDGGLERMSLEMPFMLTASSIPGPTFDYIESCLCIKFRRWKKKFDQFLDREYQWEEAARASGHLLQYYLDLLIFFLEKKKDGHDDKEDDDEDDDERNLLDIFVGTGGAPRPPSTVTELKKPKI; the protein is encoded by the exons ATgttcattctctctctctctctatatatatatgcatggatGGTCCAACTGATCTTATCGCCTCttttaacacacacacacacatctcaAATGTCTCAGGCTGATGCCATCAACAGTAGTGCAGCTGAAGTGCCTGACTGGTCGCAATCTGTCATTGATATACCTGGCCCTCCGTTAGGTACACCACTACATGAAGAGTCGGACAAAATACAACGTATTTCCCCTACACTTCTCGAGAATACTAGTGAGGAAGATCATGTCAAGTACTACAGGCCACATGTGGTTTCCATTGGTCCAATCCACCACGGAAGACCTTATGTTAAACCCATGGAGGATTTCAAGCGGAAAGCTGTGAGGGAATTAGCAGAAAGAGTAAAAGATGAGGTATCCATTGGACAAGTGTGTGCAAGTGTGGAAGAAAAGTTGCTCAGTGCTCGGAATTGTTACTCTTGCGATATTATCGAATCGTTTCAAGAAGACCGTGAGTGGTGTAAGATGATGTTCCTCGATAGCTGCTTTGTTGTTGCATTCATTTACGATCAAAATCCACTAGTTACTATTTTCGGGAGGAGCTTGTTGAATATGAAGAACGATGATAGCAATTTGGTGCGTATTGACCTTTTATTGTATGAAAATCAATTGCCTTTCGCGGTTCTAGACGCGTTAGCAGACGCATTTAGATGTAAAGAGAGTTTGGATGGAGGTTTAGAGCGGATGTCACTCGAAATGCCGTTCATGTTAACGGCATCTTCTATTCCAGGTCCTACATTTGATTATATCGAGAGTTGTTTATGCATTAAATTTAGGCGGTGGAAGAAAAAATTCGACCAATTCCTTGACCGTGAATATCAGTGGGAGGAGGCGGCCCGAGCTTCTGGACATCTTCTTCAATATTATTTAGACCTATTGatcttttttttagaaaaaaaaaaagacggccACGACGACAAGGAGGACGACGACGAGGACGACGACGAAAGAAATCTGCTGGACATCTTTGTTGGAACTGGAGGAGCTCCTCGTCCACCTTCCACAGTCACAGAGTTGAAGAAA CCCAAAATATAG
- the LOC132614407 gene encoding putative UPF0481 protein At3g02645 isoform X2, whose protein sequence is MFILSLSLYIYAWMVQLILSPLLTHTHTSQMSQADAINSSAAEVPDWSQSVIDIPGPPLGTPLHEESDKIQRISPTLLENTSEEDHVKYYRPHVVSIGPIHHGRPYVKPMEDFKRKAVRELAERVKDEVSIGQVCASVEEKLLSARNCYSCDIIESFQEDREWCKMMFLDSCFVVAFIYDQNPLVTIFGRSLLNMKNDDSNLVRIDLLLYENQLPFAVLDALADAFRCKESLDGGLERMSLEMPFMLTASSIPGPTFDYIESCLCIKFRRWKKKFDQFLDREYQWEEAARASGHLLQYYLDLLIFFLEKKKDGHDDKEDDDEDDDERNLLDIFVGTGGAPRPPSTVTELKKVAQNIDPPGSHRT, encoded by the exons ATgttcattctctctctctctctatatatatatgcatggatGGTCCAACTGATCTTATCGCCTCttttaacacacacacacacatctcaAATGTCTCAGGCTGATGCCATCAACAGTAGTGCAGCTGAAGTGCCTGACTGGTCGCAATCTGTCATTGATATACCTGGCCCTCCGTTAGGTACACCACTACATGAAGAGTCGGACAAAATACAACGTATTTCCCCTACACTTCTCGAGAATACTAGTGAGGAAGATCATGTCAAGTACTACAGGCCACATGTGGTTTCCATTGGTCCAATCCACCACGGAAGACCTTATGTTAAACCCATGGAGGATTTCAAGCGGAAAGCTGTGAGGGAATTAGCAGAAAGAGTAAAAGATGAGGTATCCATTGGACAAGTGTGTGCAAGTGTGGAAGAAAAGTTGCTCAGTGCTCGGAATTGTTACTCTTGCGATATTATCGAATCGTTTCAAGAAGACCGTGAGTGGTGTAAGATGATGTTCCTCGATAGCTGCTTTGTTGTTGCATTCATTTACGATCAAAATCCACTAGTTACTATTTTCGGGAGGAGCTTGTTGAATATGAAGAACGATGATAGCAATTTGGTGCGTATTGACCTTTTATTGTATGAAAATCAATTGCCTTTCGCGGTTCTAGACGCGTTAGCAGACGCATTTAGATGTAAAGAGAGTTTGGATGGAGGTTTAGAGCGGATGTCACTCGAAATGCCGTTCATGTTAACGGCATCTTCTATTCCAGGTCCTACATTTGATTATATCGAGAGTTGTTTATGCATTAAATTTAGGCGGTGGAAGAAAAAATTCGACCAATTCCTTGACCGTGAATATCAGTGGGAGGAGGCGGCCCGAGCTTCTGGACATCTTCTTCAATATTATTTAGACCTATTGatcttttttttagaaaaaaaaaaagacggccACGACGACAAGGAGGACGACGACGAGGACGACGACGAAAGAAATCTGCTGGACATCTTTGTTGGAACTGGAGGAGCTCCTCGTCCACCTTCCACAGTCACAGAGTTGAAGAAAGTAG CCCAAAATATAGATCCTCCGGGATCTCATCGTACTTGA
- the LOC132614407 gene encoding UPF0481 protein At3g47200-like isoform X1 — protein sequence MFILSLSLYIYAWMVQLILSPLLTHTHTSQMSQADAINSSAAEVPDWSQSVIDIPGPPLGTPLHEESDKIQRISPTLLENTSEEDHVKYYRPHVVSIGPIHHGRPYVKPMEDFKRKAVRELAERVKDEVSIGQVCASVEEKLLSARNCYSCDIIESFQEDREWCKMMFLDSCFVVAFIYDQNPLVTIFGRSLLNMKNDDSNLVRIDLLLYENQLPFAVLDALADAFRCKESLDGGLERMSLEMPFMLTASSIPGPTFDYIESCLCIKFRRWKKKFDQFLDREYQWEEAARASGHLLQYYLDLLIFFLEKKKDGHDDKEDDDEDDDERNLLDIFVGTGGAPRPPSTVTELKKVGIKCSGTTFPSDISFSSNMLSGKLFLPQLTFDRWRKTLILNLAAYEFSCSPKYRSSGISSYLSSMGTFIHGEEDVKELRARGLVELNHRDDDDHAVVEFFKYITAHHEPNPKVIKGVKRKISTYCKSKRLPLKVACAEFNQRYFSGPWNFLVFLAVIFTVSMTIIQTVLTGIQTFKKD from the coding sequence ATgttcattctctctctctctctatatatatatgcatggatGGTCCAACTGATCTTATCGCCTCttttaacacacacacacacatctcaAATGTCTCAGGCTGATGCCATCAACAGTAGTGCAGCTGAAGTGCCTGACTGGTCGCAATCTGTCATTGATATACCTGGCCCTCCGTTAGGTACACCACTACATGAAGAGTCGGACAAAATACAACGTATTTCCCCTACACTTCTCGAGAATACTAGTGAGGAAGATCATGTCAAGTACTACAGGCCACATGTGGTTTCCATTGGTCCAATCCACCACGGAAGACCTTATGTTAAACCCATGGAGGATTTCAAGCGGAAAGCTGTGAGGGAATTAGCAGAAAGAGTAAAAGATGAGGTATCCATTGGACAAGTGTGTGCAAGTGTGGAAGAAAAGTTGCTCAGTGCTCGGAATTGTTACTCTTGCGATATTATCGAATCGTTTCAAGAAGACCGTGAGTGGTGTAAGATGATGTTCCTCGATAGCTGCTTTGTTGTTGCATTCATTTACGATCAAAATCCACTAGTTACTATTTTCGGGAGGAGCTTGTTGAATATGAAGAACGATGATAGCAATTTGGTGCGTATTGACCTTTTATTGTATGAAAATCAATTGCCTTTCGCGGTTCTAGACGCGTTAGCAGACGCATTTAGATGTAAAGAGAGTTTGGATGGAGGTTTAGAGCGGATGTCACTCGAAATGCCGTTCATGTTAACGGCATCTTCTATTCCAGGTCCTACATTTGATTATATCGAGAGTTGTTTATGCATTAAATTTAGGCGGTGGAAGAAAAAATTCGACCAATTCCTTGACCGTGAATATCAGTGGGAGGAGGCGGCCCGAGCTTCTGGACATCTTCTTCAATATTATTTAGACCTATTGatcttttttttagaaaaaaaaaaagacggccACGACGACAAGGAGGACGACGACGAGGACGACGACGAAAGAAATCTGCTGGACATCTTTGTTGGAACTGGAGGAGCTCCTCGTCCACCTTCCACAGTCACAGAGTTGAAGAAAGTAGGTATTAAATGCAGCGGTACTACTTTCCCATCAGACATCTCTTTTTCTTCAAATATGTTATCAGGGAAGTTGTTTCTTCCACAACTAACTTTCGACCGTTGGAGAAAGACCCTGATTTTAAACCTAGCTGCTTACGAATTTTCGTGCAGCCCAAAATATAGATCCTCCGGGATCTCATCGTACTTGAGTTCAATGGGTACGTTCattcatggagaggaagatgTTAAGGAGCTACGAGCCAGGGGACTGGTCGAGCTCAACCACAGAGATGACGATGATCACGCAGTGGTTGAATTCTTCAAATATATAACAGCACATCATGAGCCCAATCCTAAAGTTATTAAGGGCGTCAAACGAAAGATTTCTACTTACTGCAAAAGCAAAAGGCTCCCTCTAAAAGTTGCCTGTGCTGAATTTAACCAAAGGTACTTTAGTGGTCCCTGGAATTTCCTCGTGTTTCTTGCTGTTATTTTCACAGTCAGTATGACTATAATTCAGACCGTCCTCACAGGCATTCAGACTTTCAAAAAAGACTGA